Proteins from one Mesoplodon densirostris isolate mMesDen1 chromosome 1, mMesDen1 primary haplotype, whole genome shotgun sequence genomic window:
- the LOC132497632 gene encoding large ribosomal subunit protein uL22-like, which yields MHIRKTTKYLKDVTLKKQGVPFRRYNGGVGRCAQAKQWGWTQGRGPKKSAEVLLHMLKNAENNAELKGLDVDSLVIEHIQVNKSPKMRHRTYRAHGRINPYMSSPCHIEMVLTEKEQIVPKPEEEVAQKKKISQKKLKKQKLMAWE from the exons ATGCATATCCGAAAAACCACCAAGTATCTGAAGGATGTCACTTTAAAGAAGCAag gtgTGCCATTCCGTCGTTACAATGGTGGAGTTGGTAGGTGTGCCCAGGCCAAACAGTGGGGCTGGACACAGGGTCGGGGGCCCAAAAAGAGTGCTGAAGTTTTACTGCACATGCTCAAAAATGCAGAGAATAATGCTGAACTTAAGGGCTTAGATGTAGATTCTCTGGTCATTGAGCATATCCAGGTGAACAAATCCCCCAAGATGCGGCACAGGACTTATAGAGCTCATGGTCGGATCAACCCATATATGAGCTCTCCCTGCCACATTGAGATGGTCcttactgaaaaagaacagattgttcctaaaccagaagaggaggttgcccagaagaaaaagatatcccagaagaaactgaagaaacaaaaacttatggCCTGGGAATAA